The Methylocella tundrae genome contains the following window.
ATTTCAGTGGTCTCGAAATCGGGGACGAGCCGACCATATACGACCATCTTCTTTTATCGCTGCGGCAGAAGGACTTCATTGCGACGTTCAACTGGGACCCGCTGCTTTTGCAAGCTTACCAGCGGAGCGGGTACGGATTGAGCCTGCCGCGCTTGATTTTTCTTCACGGCAACGTCGCGTCTGGTTACTGCCTGAAAGACCAAGTTGTCGGCAACGCAAATTCCAGGTGCAGTCGTTGTGGAGAGCCTTTCACGCGCGCGCCACTGCTTTATCCCATTAGCAGGAAGAACTACGCCGCAAACGATTTTATAGCGGCGGAGTGGCATACCTTCAAAGAGATATTAAAACATACCTTCATGGTGACAATCTTTGGTTACAGTGGTCCGAAATCCGATCAAGAAGCACTTTCTGCGATGGGCGGTGCCTGGGGTCCGGCAAAGGACCGGGAAATGGAACAGACCTGCTTCATCACGATCCAGAACGAAGATGAGGTGTTGGCGAATTTCGACAAGTTTGTTCATACTCACCACTACGAAATCAACTCCAACTTCTATGATTCCTGGATCGCACGACACCCGCGAAGAACCGGCGAGGCGTGGTGGAATCAATATCTGGAATGCAAATTCCTTCCGGACAATCCCGTCCCCAAGAACGCGACGTTCCCTGAATTGTGGGGTTGGCTCCAGCCGTTCAAGGAGCCAGAGCGCCTATTTGAGCTGAAAAAGACCAACAGTGATAGTTCTTAGTCGCGGTATATTGCTACTTCCCGCCCCCGGCCACCGTTGCGAGCCGAACGCCTTCGCGATCGCGGCGGCGCGCGCGGTTCTGGCCGCCTCCGCAGCCTCCGCGGCGCCCGTCGGCGCTTCGACGCCCCGGCAGGCCTTGAACGCAGCCTCTAACAGCTTCGCCTTGGGATAGGCCGCGCCCGCGCGCTCGCCGTAAACGCAATAATCGCAGGCGCAAACTTCCATCAGAAGCGCGGAAGAGTCCGGCGCGTCGAAGGCGCCGAGGCGCTCCAGCATCAGGGCGACGGGTCCGGCGCGCGCTTCCGAGGTCCGATGCACGCGCTCGCATTCCGCAGGCGCCTGAAGGGCGAGGTCGCGGCAGTCGCGCGGCGCCTTGAAACGATCGCAAATGGCCTTGATGCGCGGGTCGCCGCGGTCGATGTGCCGATAGTGAACCGGCAGATGTTCGGGCGGCGAATCGGCCTTGCCGACATCATGACAAACAGGGCGAAGCGCACCGGAAGAGGCTTATTGCGCCGCGCCGCCTCATTCAGCGCCCGCAAATTCGCGATCCATCGCGAAACAGTAAGGACATGTTCGCGACAATCATAGCGTAAAGCCGCCCTGTTCCCACCCAGATCAGCGGGGCGAAACTGGCTCACCCCTCATAAAACCCCTTCCCCGCCGCGGCGCGCGCGGAAAATTTCTCGCTCGGCCGATAAATCTCGCCGAGGCTGCGCCACTTCACTGAGCGTTCGACGATATTTTGAAGGCCGAGGTAATCGGCGTATTTAAGCGCGCCGCCGAGATAGCGCGGCAGGCCCAGGCCGAGAAGCAGGCACATATCCGCCTCGCCCGGGGAGCCGACGACGCCATCCTCAAAGCAGCGGGCGGTCTCAAGGATCAGCGGCAGCATCATGCGTTCGATGATTTCCGCATCCGTGATCGTCGTTTTGCCGCGCGGCTGCCCGGCGGCCAAAAGCTCCGGCGCGGCGGGATCGGAGTCCTTGCGCGGCCGGCCCTTCGGATCTCTGGTGTAGAGATAGAAGCCGCGGCCGTTCTTTTGGCCGAGGCGTCCATCGGCCTTCAGAATGTCGATGGCTGACGGATGCGAGGCCGCCATACGCTCCGGGAAGCCGGCCGATACGATCTCGACGACATGATGGGAAATATCGAGGCCGATGACGTCGATCAGATAGGCCGGCCCCATCGGCCAGCCAAATCCTTCCATGACGCGATCGATATGGTGGAAATCGACGCCGTCGCGGACGAGGTGCAGGAACGCGATGAGATAGGGCGTCAGCACGCGATTGACGACGAAGCCGGGGCAGTCCCCGACGACGATCGGCGTCTTGCCGAGGGCGTTGGCATAGCCAACGATGGTCGCGACGGCGGCTTCCGAGGTTTTCGGCCCGCGCACGACTTCGACGAGCGCCATCTTCGGAACCGGGTTGAAGAAATGCATGCCGATGAAATTTTCGGGATGCCGCAGGCCGTCCGCCAGATCGGCGATGCGCAAGGATGATGTGTTGGAGGCAAGGATCGTTTCGGCGGAGGCGATCCCCTCAATCTGCCGGAAGACCGCCGCCTTGATGTCGATGTTTTCGACGATTGCCTCGATCACGACATCGACGGAGCCAAAGCCGTCGAAGGTCAGGCTCGGCGTGATCGCGGCGGCGATCGCATCCGCCCGATCGAGAGAAAGCCTTCCCTGTTCGACCTGCTTGGCGAGCAGTTTTTGCGCTTCCGCCATGCCGGCGTCGAGCGCCTTGTCCGAAACATCCTTCAAGATCGTCGGCACGCCGCGCAATGCGCTCTGATAGGCGATGCCGGCGCCCATGACGCCGGCTCCGATAACGGCCGCCCGACGCACCGGCGCCGCGGACTTCGCGTATTGCTTGATGATTTTCTTGAGCGCCTGCTCGTTGATGAAAATATTGATGAGCGATGCCGCAGCCTGCGAGCGCGCCGTTCTCGCGAATTGCTCCGCCTCGAGGGCAAGGGCGGCGTCGCGATCGAGTCCGGCTGCAAGCTCCAGCAATTCGACGGCGTCATGCGCCGCCGGGTAATGCGGCAGGGCTCTCGCCGCGTTCACTTCGGCTCCGGCGAGGAAGTCATGGACGTTCTGCCCCTCGAAGGAGAGCGCCTTCGCCGCGTCGACGCGCCGCCGGCGCCATTCGGCGGGATTCGCGACAGCGTTCCTGAGCTGGGTCAGCGCCGCCTCGCGCAGATCCTCAGGGCTGGCCACCGCGTCGACGGCGCCTCGCGCGAGCGCCGCTTCCGGTGTCTGCTGGGCGCCGGAAATGATCCATTGCGCGCTTTCCGCGAGGCCGATCAGGCGGGGCAGCCGAACGGTGCCGCCATAGCCGGGAAAAATGCCGAGATGGACTTCCGGCTGGCCGATTTTCGCCGCGGAGGACATCACCCGATAGTCTGCGGCAAGGGCGACCTCGAACCCGCCGCCAAGGGCAAGGCCGTTGATGGCGGCGACGCTCGGCGCCGGCAGATCGCTCAGCGCCGTTATGATTTTGGCGTTGGCGGCGACGAAATCCGCGATCTCTTTCTCCTCGCGGCGGAAGATCTCGACAAATTCGAAAATGTCGGCGCCGACGATGAAGGCGTCCTTACCGCTTGAAATGAGCACGCCTTTGAGCCCGGGCGCGTGCGAGACGGCGCCGATCGCGCGCGCCAGCTCGCCAAAAGCCAGGCGATCGAGCTTGTTGACCGCCTCCCCCTTGCGCGCGAAGCGGAGTTCGACAAGGCCCTCGCCAAGCTCTTCAACCTGGATCGTCTCACCATCAAAAAGCATGTCTCACCTTGCAAGTTCATGTTGACGGCCGGGCAATGGCAGCCGGCTGGCCGGCGCATCCTTCCGACACTCGCATAGCACATTAGCCAGGACTGCAACTCTACGGAATCGACGCAATATTCTCGCCATCAACTGGCGTCATAATGCAAGGCCGCCGCGATCAGCGATTGCGTATAACTATGACGCGGATGCTCCAGAATCGCGCGCGCCGGACCCTGCTCAACAATGCGCCCGTCCTTCATGACGGCGATTTCGTCGGCCATGGCGCGGACCGCGGCAAGATCATGGCTGATCAGCACAAAGGCGAGGCCGTGCGCCGCCTGCAAATCCTGCAGGAGCCTCAATATCTCATATTGGACGGTCCGATCCAGCGCCGATGTCGGCTCGTCGAGCACGAGAAGACGGGGCCGCAAAATGATCGCGCGCGCGATGGCGATGCGCTGCCTCTGGCCGCCGGAGAAGGCGCGCGGCGGCAGGCGCCTGGCGTTCGGATCGAGCCGCACTTCCTCAAGCGCGGCCGCCGCCCTCTCGTCGCGCTCGCGGCAGGTGAGATTTGGCTCATGCACGCGCAATCCCTCAGTGACGATGTCGGCGACTCTCATCCGCGGCGACAGCGCCCCGTAAGGATCCTGAAACACCATCTGCATGGAGCGCCGCAGCGAACGCACTCCGGCGGCGTCGAGCGCGCCAAGATCGCGGCCCTCGAAACGAATGGTTCCGCTCGCGGGGACGAGCTTGAGCAGAGCCCTCGCAAGCGTCGATTTGCCTGAACCCGATTCGCCGACGATTCCAAGGGTGCGGCCTCGGCCGAGGCTGAGGCTGACGCCATCCACTGCCTTGATCTCTCTGGATTTGGCCAGCCAGCCGCCGCGCAGGCGGTAGACGACTTTGATGTTTTCCGCATGCAGAATTTCGGGCGCCGCTCCTTGCGGTCCAAGGCGCAAGACCGGCGCCGCGGACAGAAGCTCCTGCGTGACGCGGTGGCGCGGGCGCGCGAAAACCTCCCGCGCGGGGCCGCTCTCGACGATCGAGCCCGCGGCCATGACGTGAACGCTGCTGGCGAAGCGGCGCACAAGGCCAAGGTCATGGCTGATGAAAATCATCGCGAGCCCAAGCCTTTGCTGCAATTCAGCGAGAAGATCGAGGATGCGCGCGGCGACGGTCACGTCGAGCGCCGTCGTCGGCTCATCGGCGATCAGCACCTCCGGGTCGCAGGCAATCGCCATCGCTATGGCGACGCGCTGGCGCTGGCCGCCGGATAATTGATGCGGATAGGCGCGAAGCCGCAGCTTTGGCTCTTCAATGCCGACGAGCGCCAGCAACTCCTCCGCGCGCAAATTCGCCGCCCTGGCGGACAGTTCGGCCTGAAAGCGCAGAATCGCGACAATCTGCGAGCCGACCGAAAAGAGCGGATCGAGCGAAGACATGGGTTCCTGAAAAATCATCGCGATGCGGCGGCCGCGAATGGCGTTCAACCGCCTTTCGGAAAGGGCGAGCAGATTGACCCCGTCGAACATGACCGAGCCGGCAGCGACCGCGCCAGGCGGAAGAAGCTTTAGCGCGGCAAGGACGCTCTGGCTCTTGCCGGAGCCGGATTGGCCGACGATAGCCGCGACCTCGCCCCGGCGAAGCGAAAAACTGACATGATCGACGACCCGCCTCGCGCCATAGGCGACGCAAAGATCGCGAAATGCGAGGATCGGCGGCTGAGGGCTCATTCCGGCGCGTCTCCCGCCCTGAAATTGCCGGCAAACCTTTCTTCCAGCGACTGGCCGAGGCTCTGCAGGGCGCCGAGCGTCGCGCCGAGAAACGCCGCCGGAACTATCAGGAGATGGATCGCGCCCTGGATATTGCGGGCGCCGTCGGCAATCAGCACGCCCCAGCTCGCCATAGGCTCCTGCATGCCGAGCCCCAGAAAAGAGATGAAGCTTTCGAGCAGAATGACGCGCGGCACGAGCAGCGTCAGATAAGCGGTGATGGGTCCGGCGGCGTTGGGCAGAATATGGCGCCAGATGATGGCCGGCGCGCTCGCGCCCAGAGCTTGCGCCGCGATCACATATTCGCGGCGCTTGAGGGACAGCGTCTGGCCGCGCGCGATGCGCGCCATGTCGAGCCATTCGACCGCGCCGATCGCGACAAAGATGAGCACGAAATGGCGACCAAAGAGCATCACGAGAACGATGACGAAAAAGATGAAAGGCAGCGCGTAGATGATTTCAACGACGCGCATCATCACGGCGTCGATGCGCCCGCCCGCGTAGCCGGCGATGGCGCCATAGGCGACCCCGATGACGAGAGCGACAAAGGAGGCGAGCAGGCCGACGGCGAGCGAGACGCGGCCAGCGATCAGCGTTCGCGTCAGAAGATCGCGGCCATTGGCGTCGGTCCCGAACAGGAAGAGACTATGCCGCAACGGGATCTCGAGGCGCAGCTTTCGGCCATCGTCCTTGCTCT
Protein-coding sequences here:
- a CDS encoding ABC transporter permease gives rise to the protein MNEALPSLRSDAATAKSIPRSLALLALIAFCCVFGPLVSPHPFDRVYPDYVLAAPSLSAHPTAEEARLGVEDLAQRMGAHIASMQQNGGQLDVLLEAGRRVDPQTLDVFASSDLFGRPKVAESKDDGRKLRLEIPLRHSLFLFGTDANGRDLLTRTLIAGRVSLAVGLLASFVALVIGVAYGAIAGYAGGRIDAVMMRVVEIIYALPFIFFVIVLVMLFGRHFVLIFVAIGAVEWLDMARIARGQTLSLKRREYVIAAQALGASAPAIIWRHILPNAAGPITAYLTLLVPRVILLESFISFLGLGMQEPMASWGVLIADGARNIQGAIHLLIVPAAFLGATLGALQSLGQSLEERFAGNFRAGDAPE
- the fadB gene encoding fatty acid oxidation complex subunit alpha FadB, producing MLFDGETIQVEELGEGLVELRFARKGEAVNKLDRLAFGELARAIGAVSHAPGLKGVLISSGKDAFIVGADIFEFVEIFRREEKEIADFVAANAKIITALSDLPAPSVAAINGLALGGGFEVALAADYRVMSSAAKIGQPEVHLGIFPGYGGTVRLPRLIGLAESAQWIISGAQQTPEAALARGAVDAVASPEDLREAALTQLRNAVANPAEWRRRRVDAAKALSFEGQNVHDFLAGAEVNAARALPHYPAAHDAVELLELAAGLDRDAALALEAEQFARTARSQAAASLINIFINEQALKKIIKQYAKSAAPVRRAAVIGAGVMGAGIAYQSALRGVPTILKDVSDKALDAGMAEAQKLLAKQVEQGRLSLDRADAIAAAITPSLTFDGFGSVDVVIEAIVENIDIKAAVFRQIEGIASAETILASNTSSLRIADLADGLRHPENFIGMHFFNPVPKMALVEVVRGPKTSEAAVATIVGYANALGKTPIVVGDCPGFVVNRVLTPYLIAFLHLVRDGVDFHHIDRVMEGFGWPMGPAYLIDVIGLDISHHVVEIVSAGFPERMAASHPSAIDILKADGRLGQKNGRGFYLYTRDPKGRPRKDSDPAAPELLAAGQPRGKTTITDAEIIERMMLPLILETARCFEDGVVGSPGEADMCLLLGLGLPRYLGGALKYADYLGLQNIVERSVKWRSLGEIYRPSEKFSARAAAGKGFYEG
- a CDS encoding ABC transporter ATP-binding protein; protein product: MSPQPPILAFRDLCVAYGARRVVDHVSFSLRRGEVAAIVGQSGSGKSQSVLAALKLLPPGAVAAGSVMFDGVNLLALSERRLNAIRGRRIAMIFQEPMSSLDPLFSVGSQIVAILRFQAELSARAANLRAEELLALVGIEEPKLRLRAYPHQLSGGQRQRVAIAMAIACDPEVLIADEPTTALDVTVAARILDLLAELQQRLGLAMIFISHDLGLVRRFASSVHVMAAGSIVESGPAREVFARPRHRVTQELLSAAPVLRLGPQGAAPEILHAENIKVVYRLRGGWLAKSREIKAVDGVSLSLGRGRTLGIVGESGSGKSTLARALLKLVPASGTIRFEGRDLGALDAAGVRSLRRSMQMVFQDPYGALSPRMRVADIVTEGLRVHEPNLTCRERDERAAAALEEVRLDPNARRLPPRAFSGGQRQRIAIARAIILRPRLLVLDEPTSALDRTVQYEILRLLQDLQAAHGLAFVLISHDLAAVRAMADEIAVMKDGRIVEQGPARAILEHPRHSYTQSLIAAALHYDAS